In Arthrobacter sp. SLBN-83, one DNA window encodes the following:
- a CDS encoding glycoside hydrolase family 1 protein, giving the protein MHITAKDLAALIPPGFTLGVATAAFQIEGALDEDGRGPAAWDRFAAKPGAIVENHSPVVATDHYHRMPQDVALLKQLGVDSYRFSFSWPRIQPGGTGPANRAGLAFYDRLLDELLASGISPMATIYHWDTPLELEEAGGWMNRDTAYRLGEYAAIVAEAFGDRVARWVTINEPATVSANGYAFGLHSPGKELALGAFPTVHHQLLGHGLAVQALRAAKVPGEIGMTNVYSPMVPNSINPLDKISAGIMDLGQNRLYADPVLTGKYPDLIRAAKFFSSFEHPEEDMEIISQPLDFYGLNYYMPTKVAAGPGGGTVPSSMAEAMGSDLSATGSGATPFHVETWPEADITAYGWPVKPEYMAVALKEMAERYPNLPPVIITEGGASFEDIIVRDKSTNTRFIPDERRLKYLSDHLETALRATAPGGVAESMDLRGYYVWSFLDNFEWSAGYKQPFGLLHVDFETLQRTPKASYFWFQELIEERDLAAAAQLAIAQAVVPDVLVGEGVEGTEAPDDGAALGASA; this is encoded by the coding sequence ATGCACATCACCGCCAAGGACCTTGCAGCACTCATCCCTCCGGGGTTCACCCTTGGCGTCGCAACCGCAGCATTCCAGATCGAAGGCGCGCTGGATGAGGATGGACGCGGTCCGGCGGCCTGGGACAGGTTCGCAGCCAAGCCTGGTGCGATCGTTGAGAACCACAGCCCGGTTGTGGCGACGGACCACTACCACCGGATGCCCCAGGACGTGGCGCTCCTGAAGCAGCTGGGCGTGGACTCCTACCGGTTCTCCTTCTCCTGGCCGCGTATCCAGCCCGGCGGCACCGGCCCCGCCAACCGCGCCGGACTGGCTTTCTACGACCGTCTCCTGGACGAGCTCCTGGCCAGCGGAATCTCGCCCATGGCCACCATCTACCACTGGGACACGCCCCTGGAACTGGAGGAGGCCGGCGGGTGGATGAACCGGGACACCGCCTACCGCTTGGGGGAGTACGCCGCCATTGTGGCCGAAGCATTCGGCGACAGGGTGGCCCGCTGGGTCACCATCAACGAACCTGCAACGGTGAGCGCCAACGGTTATGCGTTCGGGCTGCACTCGCCGGGCAAGGAGTTGGCCCTGGGCGCCTTTCCCACCGTCCACCACCAACTGCTGGGCCATGGGCTGGCCGTCCAGGCCCTGCGCGCCGCGAAGGTACCGGGCGAGATCGGGATGACCAACGTGTACTCACCCATGGTGCCGAACTCGATCAACCCGCTGGACAAAATCAGCGCCGGAATCATGGACCTGGGCCAAAACCGGCTCTACGCTGACCCGGTCCTCACAGGTAAGTATCCGGACCTCATCCGTGCCGCGAAGTTCTTCAGTTCGTTCGAGCATCCCGAAGAGGACATGGAGATCATTTCCCAGCCCCTGGACTTCTACGGGCTGAACTACTACATGCCCACCAAGGTGGCGGCGGGGCCCGGCGGCGGTACCGTGCCATCAAGCATGGCGGAGGCCATGGGCAGCGACCTCAGCGCAACGGGCAGCGGGGCAACGCCGTTCCACGTCGAGACCTGGCCGGAAGCGGACATCACCGCCTATGGCTGGCCGGTCAAGCCGGAGTACATGGCGGTGGCGCTGAAGGAGATGGCGGAGCGGTACCCCAACCTGCCGCCCGTGATCATTACCGAGGGCGGTGCGAGCTTCGAGGACATCATCGTCCGGGACAAGTCCACCAACACCCGCTTCATTCCGGACGAGCGCCGGCTCAAGTACCTGTCCGACCACCTGGAAACCGCGCTGCGCGCCACGGCGCCAGGCGGTGTGGCGGAGTCCATGGACCTCCGCGGCTATTACGTATGGTCCTTCCTGGACAACTTTGAATGGTCCGCCGGCTACAAGCAGCCCTTCGGCCTCCTGCACGTGGACTTCGAAACGCTGCAGCGCACGCCCAAGGCGTCCTACTTCTGGTTCCAGGAGCTCATCGAGGAACGCGACCTTGCCGCGGCGGCGCAGCTGGCCATCGCCCAGGCAGTGGTCCCGGATGTTCTGGTCGGGGAAGGTGTGGAGGGCACAGAAGCGCCCGACGACGGCGCGGCATTGGGTGCCAGCGCGTAG
- a CDS encoding App1 family protein, translating into MDTAPQNPAHDTAHPPRDNTKGRVALSGSQFFRLAHRLSDAVNDVRIQLAKRWKFVPQTIAYQGYGSTTRVRVLGRVLLTQKPLPGSKAEHEAKNGNQNIRGWRAFTGVPLQYSDVEITIGDVVTHVTADRGGLIDTEVDVQLSPGWHTAVLRAEGTEPAEALIQVIAPGVEFGIVSDIDDTVMVTALPRPFLALWNTFVLSERARMATPGMAVLLDRLTIEHPEAPVIYLSTGPWNAAPTLARFLTRNMYPKGALLLTDWGLTQDRWFRSGQDHKHRNLERLAQEFPDMRWLLIGDNGQHDEAIYSAFAAENPDKVAAIAIRQLSVSESVFAGGHSEDGDHTTSRVPWIYSPDGAGIARQLAMLDLLRG; encoded by the coding sequence ATGGACACGGCTCCCCAGAACCCCGCCCATGACACGGCACACCCGCCCAGGGACAACACCAAGGGCCGCGTTGCGCTTTCCGGAAGCCAGTTCTTCCGGCTGGCCCACCGACTGTCCGACGCTGTCAATGACGTCAGGATCCAGCTCGCCAAGCGGTGGAAGTTCGTGCCGCAGACCATCGCCTACCAGGGTTACGGTTCCACCACCCGGGTGCGGGTGCTGGGTCGGGTGCTGCTGACGCAGAAACCGCTGCCGGGCAGCAAGGCGGAACACGAAGCGAAGAACGGCAACCAGAACATCCGCGGCTGGCGCGCCTTCACCGGCGTGCCGCTGCAGTACAGCGACGTCGAAATCACTATCGGGGACGTGGTCACCCACGTCACGGCGGACCGGGGCGGGCTGATCGACACCGAGGTGGATGTCCAGCTCTCCCCCGGCTGGCACACCGCGGTGCTGCGGGCGGAGGGAACCGAGCCGGCAGAGGCGCTGATCCAGGTAATCGCTCCCGGCGTGGAATTCGGCATCGTCTCCGACATCGACGACACCGTGATGGTCACCGCCCTGCCCCGGCCCTTCCTGGCACTATGGAATACGTTCGTACTCAGTGAACGCGCCCGCATGGCCACCCCGGGCATGGCCGTCCTGCTGGACCGGCTGACCATCGAGCACCCCGAAGCACCGGTCATCTACCTCTCCACCGGGCCCTGGAACGCCGCCCCTACGCTGGCACGGTTCCTGACCCGCAACATGTACCCCAAGGGTGCGCTGCTGCTGACGGACTGGGGGCTCACCCAGGACCGCTGGTTCCGCAGCGGCCAGGACCACAAGCACCGGAACCTGGAGCGGCTGGCGCAGGAGTTTCCGGACATGCGGTGGCTCCTGATCGGCGACAACGGCCAGCACGACGAAGCCATCTACTCCGCCTTCGCGGCTGAGAACCCGGATAAGGTTGCGGCGATCGCCATCCGGCAACTGTCTGTCAGCGAATCGGTATTCGCCGGCGGACACTCCGAAGACGGGGACCACACCACCTCAAGGGTGCCGTGGATCTATTCCCCCGACGGCGCCGGCATCGCAAGGCAGCTCGCCATGCTGGACCTGCTCCGGGGCTGA
- a CDS encoding DUF72 domain-containing protein encodes MAIHIGTSGWSYDHWENVLYPPGLPVRDRLQCYVSSFSTVELNASFYRWPRDTTFAGWNRRLPPGFSMSVKAPRGLTHARKLYSPEVWVERIARCWHELGDKRAVLLVQLPPQLERDDARLDYFLGVLPSWIRVAVEFRHPTWDCPEVFELLERHQAAYCIMSGANLPCILRTTAPFTYVRLHGPDQEHLYGGSYSDADMEWWADRIREWDSAGIDVYAYFNNDGGGNAVRNAQTLRGILGNG; translated from the coding sequence ATGGCAATCCACATTGGCACCTCCGGCTGGAGTTACGACCACTGGGAGAACGTGCTGTACCCGCCCGGGCTGCCCGTCCGGGACCGGCTCCAGTGCTACGTCTCCAGCTTCAGCACGGTTGAACTGAATGCCAGCTTTTACCGGTGGCCGCGGGACACCACTTTCGCGGGCTGGAACAGGCGCCTGCCGCCCGGTTTCAGCATGTCCGTCAAGGCCCCCCGCGGGCTGACCCACGCCCGCAAGCTGTACTCGCCTGAAGTGTGGGTGGAGCGCATCGCCAGGTGCTGGCATGAACTCGGGGACAAACGTGCCGTACTCCTGGTCCAGCTCCCGCCCCAGCTGGAGCGGGACGATGCCAGGCTGGACTATTTCCTGGGCGTGCTGCCGTCCTGGATCAGGGTTGCCGTCGAATTCCGGCACCCCACCTGGGACTGCCCGGAGGTATTTGAGCTGCTTGAGCGCCACCAGGCGGCGTACTGCATCATGAGCGGCGCCAACCTGCCCTGCATCCTGCGCACCACCGCGCCGTTCACCTACGTCCGGCTTCACGGCCCGGACCAGGAGCACCTGTATGGCGGCTCCTACTCGGACGCGGACATGGAGTGGTGGGCGGACCGGATCCGGGAGTGGGACAGCGCGGGCATCGACGTCTACGCGTACTTCAACAACGACGGCGGCGGGAACGCGGTGCGGAACGCCCAGACCCTGCGCGGGATCCTGGGCAACGGCTGA
- a CDS encoding glycoside hydrolase family 15 protein: MVRIEDYAVVGDLHTGALVSKEGSIDWLCLPRFDSPACFNALLDTPDAGRWLLAPAGGGACTRRSYRDGSLVLDTEWDTPEGTVRVTDFMPPRDSVADIVRIVEGVSGSVRMHGELIMRFDYGHIIPWVRKDKRGLHAIAGPDAVYLVTPAPLHGENMHTVSDFTVNAGDKVPFVLTWAPSHVGRPVTVDAEDVLDSTFEFWRGWSSQCTVEGRYQDAVVRSLITLKALTYAPTGGIVAAVTTSLPEQPGGQRNWDYRYCWLRDAAMTLQALLAAGYTAEASAWRDWLLRAVAGDPADLQIMYGIHGERRLPEMELPWLKGYENSAPVRIGNAAAEQFQLDVWGEVLDCLALTRNSLLKHTDEAWDVQIALMEHLETIWDQPDNGLWEMRGPRRHFTHSKVMAWVAADRMVKGVRESGLPGPVERWEALRDQIRADIMANGFDAERNTFVQSYGRPELDASLLLIPRVGFLPNDDPKVIGTIEAIQRELTQDGFVLRYKPEESDDGLPGDEGVFLACSFWMVEALLGAGRHEESRELFERLLELRNDVGLLSEEWGVKSGRQLGNTPQAFSHFALVTSALELHQDTVRRSDTPLPSARADSR, translated from the coding sequence ATGGTGCGAATTGAGGATTATGCGGTGGTTGGCGACCTTCACACCGGGGCCCTGGTCAGCAAGGAAGGCTCGATCGACTGGCTTTGCCTGCCCCGGTTCGATTCGCCCGCGTGCTTCAACGCCCTGCTGGACACCCCCGACGCCGGCCGCTGGCTGCTGGCACCCGCGGGCGGGGGTGCCTGCACGCGGCGCAGCTACCGGGACGGCAGCCTGGTCCTGGACACCGAGTGGGACACCCCGGAAGGCACCGTCCGCGTCACCGACTTCATGCCGCCCCGCGATTCCGTGGCCGACATCGTCAGGATCGTGGAAGGCGTCAGCGGCAGCGTCAGGATGCATGGCGAGCTGATCATGCGGTTTGACTACGGGCACATCATTCCCTGGGTCCGCAAGGACAAGCGCGGGCTGCATGCCATCGCGGGTCCGGACGCCGTCTACCTGGTGACCCCTGCACCCCTGCATGGTGAAAACATGCACACCGTCAGTGACTTCACCGTGAACGCCGGCGACAAGGTCCCCTTCGTGCTGACCTGGGCGCCCAGCCATGTGGGGCGGCCGGTCACCGTGGATGCTGAGGACGTCCTGGACAGCACCTTCGAATTTTGGCGGGGGTGGTCCTCGCAATGCACTGTGGAGGGGAGGTACCAGGATGCGGTGGTGCGCTCCCTGATAACGCTCAAGGCGCTGACCTACGCTCCCACCGGTGGCATCGTGGCCGCCGTCACCACCTCCCTTCCCGAGCAGCCAGGCGGCCAGCGCAACTGGGACTACCGCTACTGCTGGCTGCGGGATGCTGCCATGACGCTGCAGGCGCTGCTGGCCGCGGGGTATACCGCCGAGGCCTCTGCCTGGCGGGACTGGCTGCTTCGCGCAGTTGCCGGCGACCCTGCCGACCTGCAGATCATGTACGGGATCCACGGTGAGCGGCGGCTGCCGGAAATGGAGCTGCCCTGGCTGAAGGGGTACGAGAACTCGGCCCCTGTGCGGATTGGAAATGCGGCGGCCGAACAGTTCCAGCTGGACGTGTGGGGCGAGGTGCTGGACTGCCTGGCGCTGACGCGGAACTCCCTGCTGAAGCACACTGACGAGGCCTGGGATGTGCAGATCGCGCTGATGGAACACCTGGAAACCATCTGGGACCAGCCGGACAATGGGCTCTGGGAGATGCGCGGCCCGCGCCGGCACTTTACCCATTCCAAGGTCATGGCCTGGGTGGCGGCAGACCGGATGGTCAAAGGAGTCCGCGAGTCCGGCCTGCCGGGGCCGGTGGAGCGCTGGGAGGCGCTGCGGGACCAGATCCGCGCGGACATCATGGCCAACGGATTTGATGCAGAGCGCAATACGTTTGTCCAGTCCTATGGCCGGCCGGAGCTGGATGCCAGCCTGCTGCTGATTCCCAGGGTGGGCTTCCTGCCCAACGACGATCCCAAGGTCATCGGCACCATCGAGGCCATCCAACGGGAGCTGACCCAGGACGGTTTCGTGCTGCGGTACAAGCCGGAAGAGAGCGACGACGGCCTGCCGGGCGACGAGGGCGTCTTCCTGGCCTGCTCGTTCTGGATGGTGGAGGCGTTGCTGGGCGCCGGTCGCCATGAGGAATCGCGTGAACTCTTCGAACGGCTGCTGGAGTTGCGCAACGATGTGGGGCTGCTGAGTGAGGAATGGGGAGTCAAGTCAGGCCGCCAACTGGGCAACACGCCGCAGGCATTCAGCCACTTCGCCCTTGTGACTAGCGCTCTTGAGCTCCATCAGGATACGGTTCGGCGCAGTGACACCCCCCTTCCGTCCGCAAGGGCGGATTCGCGCTGA
- a CDS encoding HAD family hydrolase: MTPPGDVRRGVLFDVDGTLIDSSYIHTISWWGAFRQYGHDVPMAAIHQLVGMGGARLVDNLLPPDRDRDEDEDIMTSHGALYASHWPSLRPLDGAKELLGQCHAGGLAVALASSARQRDLQVMRSVLDADAFIDVATSANDAKESKPAPDILEAALESAGVDAAHAVYVGDAVWDMKAAGALGIPAIGVTCGGIQAAQLREAGAVEVYEGPRDLLENLGSSAIGRLLALQPNP, translated from the coding sequence ATGACACCCCCTGGCGACGTCCGCCGGGGGGTCCTCTTTGACGTTGACGGCACCCTGATCGACTCGTCCTACATCCACACCATTTCCTGGTGGGGCGCCTTCCGCCAATACGGGCACGACGTGCCCATGGCGGCCATCCACCAGCTCGTCGGCATGGGCGGGGCCCGGTTGGTGGACAACCTGCTGCCACCCGACCGCGACCGTGACGAGGATGAGGACATCATGACCAGCCACGGGGCGCTGTACGCCTCGCACTGGCCCTCGCTCCGCCCCCTGGACGGGGCCAAGGAACTGCTGGGCCAGTGCCACGCCGGCGGGCTGGCCGTTGCGCTGGCCTCCTCGGCCCGGCAGCGGGACCTGCAGGTCATGCGGTCCGTCCTGGACGCGGACGCCTTCATTGACGTGGCCACCAGCGCCAACGATGCGAAGGAAAGCAAGCCGGCGCCGGACATCCTCGAGGCCGCCCTCGAATCGGCCGGCGTGGATGCGGCGCATGCAGTCTATGTCGGCGACGCAGTGTGGGACATGAAGGCGGCCGGAGCCCTGGGTATTCCGGCCATTGGGGTCACCTGCGGGGGCATCCAGGCCGCGCAACTGCGTGAGGCCGGCGCCGTCGAGGTTTATGAAGGTCCGCGGGATCTGTTGGAAAATCTCGGCTCCAGTGCCATTGGCCGGCTGCTTGCGCTGCAGCCGAATCCTTAG
- a CDS encoding zinc-dependent alcohol dehydrogenase: MKALTWQGKRSVSVEEVPDPVIQEPTDAIVRITSTAICGSDLHLYEVLGPYMHKGDVIGHEPMGIVEEVGSGVTNLRKGDRVVIPFNISCGSCYMCKMGLQSQCETTQVKEKGSGAALFGYSELYGSVPGGQAEYLRVPHADYGPVKVGNELPDDRYLFLSDILPTAWQAVEYADVPAGGTLAVFGLGPVGQFAGRIGVHRGFRVIGIDPVPERREMAARHGVETLDLSKTIGDELREMTGGRGPDAVVDAVGMEAHGSPVAGFAHQALGLLPDKLAQKAMETGGVDRLAALHASVDAVRRGGTLSLSGVYGGTASPMPLLTMFDKQLQVRMGQCNVRNWTDAILPLVEDDADPLGVMDLVTHRSGLDGAPALYEKFQKKEDGCIKVVLNPGA; the protein is encoded by the coding sequence GTGAAAGCACTGACGTGGCAAGGAAAGCGGTCGGTAAGCGTAGAAGAAGTACCCGATCCCGTCATCCAGGAACCGACGGATGCGATCGTACGGATCACCTCCACCGCCATCTGCGGATCTGACCTGCACCTCTACGAGGTCCTGGGCCCGTACATGCACAAGGGCGACGTCATTGGCCACGAGCCAATGGGGATCGTGGAAGAAGTAGGCAGCGGCGTCACCAATCTCCGCAAGGGCGACCGCGTGGTGATTCCGTTCAACATCTCCTGCGGCTCCTGCTACATGTGCAAGATGGGACTGCAGTCCCAGTGCGAAACCACCCAGGTCAAGGAAAAGGGCTCCGGCGCCGCCCTCTTTGGCTACTCCGAGCTGTACGGTTCCGTTCCCGGCGGCCAGGCCGAGTACCTGCGGGTACCGCACGCCGACTACGGGCCGGTCAAGGTGGGCAACGAACTGCCGGATGACCGGTACCTGTTCCTCTCCGACATCCTGCCCACCGCCTGGCAGGCCGTGGAATACGCGGACGTCCCGGCGGGCGGCACGCTGGCAGTGTTCGGCCTCGGTCCGGTAGGCCAGTTTGCCGGCCGCATCGGCGTCCACCGCGGGTTCCGCGTCATCGGCATCGACCCCGTCCCGGAGCGCCGGGAGATGGCTGCCCGGCACGGCGTGGAAACGCTGGACCTGAGCAAGACCATCGGCGACGAACTCCGGGAAATGACCGGCGGCCGCGGCCCGGATGCGGTGGTTGACGCCGTCGGAATGGAAGCCCACGGCTCCCCGGTGGCCGGCTTCGCCCACCAGGCGCTGGGACTCCTGCCGGACAAGCTTGCGCAGAAGGCCATGGAGACCGGCGGCGTGGACCGCCTGGCAGCGCTGCACGCTTCGGTTGACGCAGTGCGCCGGGGCGGCACCCTGTCCCTCAGCGGTGTGTACGGCGGCACGGCCAGCCCCATGCCGCTGCTCACCATGTTCGACAAGCAGTTGCAGGTGCGCATGGGCCAGTGCAACGTGCGGAACTGGACTGACGCCATCCTTCCCCTCGTGGAGGACGACGCCGATCCGCTGGGTGTGATGGACCTGGTCACCCACCGTTCGGGCCTGGACGGTGCGCCCGCCCTGTACGAGAAGTTCCAGAAGAAGGAAGACGGCTGCATCAAAGTGGTCCTCAACCCGGGCGCCTAA
- a CDS encoding bifunctional allantoicase/(S)-ureidoglycine aminohydrolase codes for MGKYYSPSGGLPPQTHLTTERAIVTEAYTVIPKGVMTDIVTSNLPGFSNTRSWIIARPISGFATTFSQLIVEIAPGGGAPKAEFEAGVEGVVFVTKGKLNLTLDGELHQMEEGGYAYLAAGSEWGVENVSDDVVSYHWIRKAYERLEGYEAKSFVTNEKDIEPTSMPDTNDVWKTTRFTDSSDLAHDMQVNIVTFQPGGVIPFPETHVMEHGLYVLEGKAMYLLNNDWVEVEAGDFMWLRAFCPQACYAGGPGEFRYLLYKDMNRQVKLT; via the coding sequence ATGGGCAAGTACTACTCCCCCAGCGGCGGACTGCCGCCGCAGACCCACCTGACCACCGAGCGCGCCATCGTCACCGAGGCCTACACGGTGATCCCGAAGGGCGTGATGACGGACATCGTCACGTCCAACCTTCCGGGCTTCTCCAACACCCGCTCCTGGATCATCGCCCGCCCCATTTCGGGTTTCGCCACCACGTTCTCCCAGCTGATCGTTGAGATCGCCCCGGGCGGCGGCGCACCGAAGGCTGAATTCGAGGCAGGCGTGGAGGGCGTCGTGTTTGTGACCAAGGGCAAGCTCAATTTGACCCTCGACGGCGAGCTGCACCAGATGGAGGAAGGCGGCTACGCCTACCTGGCCGCCGGTTCGGAGTGGGGCGTGGAGAACGTCTCCGACGACGTCGTCTCCTACCACTGGATCCGCAAGGCCTACGAGCGGCTGGAGGGGTACGAGGCCAAGTCCTTCGTCACCAACGAGAAGGACATCGAGCCCACGTCCATGCCGGACACCAACGACGTCTGGAAGACCACGCGTTTCACGGACTCCAGCGACCTGGCGCATGACATGCAGGTCAACATCGTCACGTTCCAGCCAGGCGGCGTGATCCCGTTCCCGGAAACGCACGTCATGGAGCATGGCCTGTACGTCCTGGAAGGCAAGGCCATGTACCTGCTCAACAACGACTGGGTGGAGGTGGAGGCCGGCGACTTCATGTGGCTGCGCGCCTTCTGCCCGCAGGCCTGCTACGCCGGCGGCCCGGGCGAATTCCGCTACCTCCTGTACAAGGACATGAACCGCCAGGTGAAGCTCACCTAG
- a CDS encoding DUF6986 family protein, whose amino-acid sequence MATPKPSLSAGDLAAIDGQLAATDRLLEQNYPGDDGSRQPVHTVYVPADRFTPSLAADWGAQATATAEAHGGFEKLGRLLGQEAGLAEAVAGRVAAKLADEPIEDLRLDFEDGFGDRGDDAEDAAAVAAASAVATAVAAGSAPPFIGIRFKCFEAPTRARGLRTLDLFVSGLAQAGELPEGLVLTLPKVTTVAQVKAMDYAVSRLEEVHGLPAGRLRFEVQVEAPQLILGPEGTSPVAQLPHAVPGRISGLHYGTYDYSASLQISAEYQSMEHPVADFAKEVMQLAVAGTGIRLSDGSTNIIPVGDNVENAWQLHGRLVRRSLERGYYQGWDLHPAQLPSRFAATYAFYREGLPAAAARLRNYVERTEGGVMDEPATARALAAFVLRGVQCGAVGAEEVQALAGVGIPQLTALAHPRLATTSNS is encoded by the coding sequence ATGGCAACACCCAAACCCTCGCTCTCCGCCGGAGACCTGGCCGCCATCGACGGGCAGCTTGCCGCCACGGACCGGCTGTTGGAGCAGAACTACCCGGGCGACGACGGCTCCCGCCAGCCCGTGCACACGGTGTACGTGCCCGCCGACCGGTTTACGCCGTCGTTGGCTGCCGACTGGGGCGCCCAGGCCACCGCGACGGCGGAAGCCCACGGCGGGTTCGAAAAGCTGGGCCGGCTCCTGGGCCAGGAAGCCGGCCTCGCCGAGGCAGTCGCCGGCCGGGTGGCCGCAAAGCTGGCCGACGAGCCGATCGAGGACCTGCGCCTCGACTTTGAGGACGGCTTTGGGGACAGGGGTGACGACGCCGAGGACGCCGCCGCGGTTGCCGCGGCTTCCGCGGTGGCCACGGCAGTCGCTGCCGGGTCCGCTCCCCCGTTCATCGGTATCCGCTTCAAGTGCTTCGAGGCCCCCACCCGGGCCCGCGGGCTGCGGACCCTGGACCTGTTCGTCTCCGGCCTCGCCCAGGCGGGCGAGCTGCCGGAAGGCCTGGTCCTGACCCTGCCCAAGGTCACCACGGTGGCCCAGGTCAAGGCCATGGATTACGCGGTCTCCCGGCTGGAGGAAGTCCACGGCCTGCCCGCGGGCAGGCTCCGCTTCGAGGTCCAGGTGGAAGCGCCGCAGCTGATCCTGGGCCCGGAAGGCACGTCGCCGGTGGCCCAGCTGCCGCACGCCGTGCCCGGGCGCATCAGCGGGCTGCACTACGGCACGTACGACTACTCGGCATCCCTGCAGATCTCCGCGGAGTACCAGTCGATGGAGCACCCGGTGGCCGACTTCGCCAAAGAAGTCATGCAGCTGGCCGTGGCCGGCACCGGCATCCGGCTCTCCGACGGTTCCACCAACATCATCCCCGTGGGTGACAACGTGGAGAACGCCTGGCAGTTGCACGGCCGCCTGGTGCGGCGATCGCTGGAACGCGGCTACTACCAGGGCTGGGACCTGCACCCGGCCCAGCTGCCCAGCCGGTTCGCCGCCACCTACGCCTTCTACCGCGAGGGCCTGCCGGCCGCGGCGGCCCGCCTGCGCAACTACGTGGAGCGGACTGAAGGTGGCGTCATGGACGAGCCCGCCACCGCCCGCGCCCTGGCCGCGTTCGTCCTCCGCGGCGTCCAGTGCGGCGCCGTTGGTGCCGAGGAAGTCCAGGCGCTTGCCGGCGTCGGAATTCCGCAGCTCACCGCACTGGCGCACCCGCGGCTGGCCACCACTTCCAACTCCTAA
- the aceB gene encoding malate synthase A translates to MAITVTDPRPIDRAEEILTPKALAFVEELHNRFAGTRNELLAARAVKRQRVAETGKLDFLPETKDVRDGDWKVAPAPAALQDRRVEMTGPASPAKMAINALNSGAKVWLADLEDASTPTWANVIDAILNLRDAAQGTLGFTSEEGKEYRLRTDAPLAVVVARPRGWHMQEKHLLINGELAVGALVDFGLHFFHIAKQLVLNGQGPYYYLPKMESHLEARLWNDVFVFAQDYLGLNQGTIRATVLIETIPAAFEMDEILYELRDHASGLNAGRWDYLFSIIKYFRDAGEEFVLPDRASVVMTAPFMRAYTELLVKTCHKRGAFAMGGMAAVIPNRRHPEVTAAAFEKVRADKTREANDGFDGSWVAHPDLVPTCREVFDSVLGDKPNQVDKQRPEVSVTAAQLLDVQSADGQVTEAGLRLNLYVAVAYTAVWLSGNGAVAIHNLMEDAATAEISRSQVWQQIRNKSILADTGNTVTKELVEKVLGEETERLRTEFGDEAFRRYYQPASELIADICLSDDYTDFLTTPAYELVG, encoded by the coding sequence ATGGCCATCACCGTCACAGATCCCCGGCCGATCGACCGCGCGGAGGAGATCCTCACGCCCAAGGCACTGGCCTTCGTGGAGGAACTCCACAACCGGTTCGCCGGCACCCGCAACGAGCTCCTGGCGGCCCGCGCCGTCAAGCGGCAGCGGGTAGCCGAGACCGGCAAGCTGGACTTCCTGCCGGAGACCAAGGACGTGCGCGACGGCGACTGGAAGGTTGCACCGGCACCGGCGGCTTTGCAGGACCGCCGGGTGGAAATGACCGGGCCCGCGTCGCCGGCAAAGATGGCCATCAACGCCCTGAACTCCGGCGCCAAGGTGTGGCTGGCGGACCTCGAGGACGCCAGCACGCCCACCTGGGCCAACGTCATCGACGCCATCCTGAACCTCCGCGACGCGGCCCAGGGCACGCTGGGCTTCACCTCGGAGGAAGGCAAGGAGTACCGCCTCCGCACCGACGCGCCGCTCGCCGTCGTGGTGGCCCGCCCCCGCGGCTGGCACATGCAGGAAAAGCACCTGCTCATCAACGGCGAACTGGCCGTGGGCGCGCTGGTGGACTTCGGGCTGCACTTCTTCCACATCGCCAAGCAGCTGGTGCTTAACGGGCAGGGCCCGTATTACTACCTGCCCAAGATGGAGAGCCACCTCGAGGCCCGGTTGTGGAACGACGTGTTCGTGTTCGCGCAGGACTACCTGGGCCTGAACCAGGGCACCATCCGTGCCACCGTGCTGATCGAGACCATCCCGGCCGCCTTCGAGATGGACGAGATCCTGTACGAATTGCGGGACCATGCCTCCGGCCTGAACGCCGGCCGCTGGGACTACCTGTTCAGCATCATCAAGTACTTCCGGGACGCCGGCGAGGAGTTCGTGCTGCCGGACCGCGCTTCCGTGGTGATGACCGCCCCGTTCATGCGTGCCTACACCGAGCTCCTGGTGAAGACCTGCCACAAGCGCGGCGCGTTTGCCATGGGCGGCATGGCAGCGGTCATCCCCAACCGTCGCCACCCGGAAGTCACCGCGGCTGCCTTCGAGAAGGTCCGCGCTGACAAGACCCGGGAGGCGAACGATGGCTTCGACGGTTCCTGGGTGGCCCACCCGGACCTGGTCCCCACCTGCCGCGAAGTCTTCGATTCGGTCCTCGGCGACAAGCCCAACCAGGTGGACAAGCAGCGCCCCGAGGTTTCCGTGACGGCGGCCCAGCTGCTGGACGTCCAGTCCGCTGACGGCCAGGTTACCGAGGCCGGGCTGCGCCTGAACCTGTACGTGGCCGTGGCCTACACCGCGGTGTGGCTGTCCGGAAACGGAGCCGTCGCCATCCACAACCTGATGGAGGATGCCGCCACCGCGGAGATCTCCCGTTCCCAGGTGTGGCAGCAGATCCGCAACAAGTCCATCCTTGCGGACACCGGCAACACGGTGACCAAGGAACTGGTGGAGAAGGTCCTGGGCGAGGAAACGGAACGGCTCCGCACCGAGTTCGGCGATGAGGCGTTCCGGCGCTACTACCAGCCGGCCAGCGAGTTGATCGCGGACATCTGCCTCTCCGACGACTACACGGACTTCCTCACCACTCCCGCGTACGAACTGGTGGGCTGA